A DNA window from Vigna unguiculata cultivar IT97K-499-35 chromosome 10, ASM411807v1, whole genome shotgun sequence contains the following coding sequences:
- the LOC114166400 gene encoding ran-binding protein 1 homolog b-like, producing the protein MASTTEPELHRDGDDNASQEDEDTGAQVAPIVKLEEVAVTTGEEDEDPILDLKAKLYRFDKEGNQWKERGGGNVKLLKHKVTGKVRLLMRQSKTLKICANHLVHGSLTVQEHSGNEKSCVWHASDFADGELKDELFCIRFPYVENCKTFMTTMQEVAESQGEEEEENKDASDTAAILEKLTVGEDKPVGKEPEKVTKTEKLTVGENKSEEKKTEEVTNTHKKDEHGVV; encoded by the exons aTGGCGAGCACCACAGAGCCGGAGCTCCACCGTGACGGCGATGACAACGCGTCCCAGGAGGACGAGGATACCGGAGCTCAGGTTGCTCCGATTGTGAAGCTCGAAGAGGTGGCCGTCACCACTGGCGAGGAGGACGAAGATCCCATTCTTGATCT GAAAGCGAAGCTGTATCGGTTCGACAAGGAAGGGAATCAGTGGAAGGAGCGAGGCGGTGGGAATGTGAAGCTATTGAAACACAAGGTTACTGGAAAGGTCAGGCTCCTCATGCGCCAATCCAAGACTCTTAAGATATGCGCAAACCATCTCG TTCATGGCAGTTTGACAGTACAGGAGCATTCTGGGAATGAGAAATCCTGTGTGTGGCATGCTTCTGATTTTGCAGATGGAGAATTGAAGGATGAGCTGTTCTGTATTAGGTTTCCCTATGTTGAGA ACTGTAAGACCTTCATGACAACTATGCAAGAGGTGGCTGAATCACAAGGAGAGGAGGAAGAGGAAAACAAAGATGCTTCAGATACTGCCGCTATCCTTGAGAAACTAACTGTTGGTGAGGATAAACCAGTGGGGAAAGAGCCAGAAAAGGTCACCAAAACCGAAAAGCTAACTGTTGGAGAGAATAAATCAGAGGAGAAAAAGACAGAAGAGGTCACAAACACGCACAAGAAAGATGAACATGGTGTAGTATAA